Proteins encoded together in one Mycobacterium simiae window:
- a CDS encoding alpha-ketoglutarate-dependent dioxygenase AlkB: MGTQVSGLQGSLFEHTERRQLGDGAFIEVRAGWLSDDPRGAQELFDALLSSIPWRAERRQMYERVVDVPRLVCFYDLAVEEPPHPLLARMRRRLNDIYAGELGEPFTTIGLCCYRDGSDSVAWHGDTIGRSSAEDTMVAIVSLGATRMFAMRPRGGGPSLRLPQAHGDLLVMGGSCQRTWEHAVPKTRAHKGPRVSIQFRPRDVR; this comes from the coding sequence GTGGGCACCCAGGTCTCAGGGCTACAGGGCTCGCTATTCGAGCACACCGAGCGGCGCCAGCTCGGGGACGGCGCCTTCATCGAAGTCCGCGCCGGCTGGCTCAGTGACGACCCGCGCGGCGCGCAGGAGCTGTTCGACGCGCTGCTGAGCAGCATTCCGTGGCGCGCCGAGCGCCGCCAGATGTACGAGCGGGTGGTCGACGTGCCGCGGCTGGTGTGCTTCTACGACCTGGCCGTCGAGGAGCCACCCCATCCCCTGCTGGCGCGGATGCGGCGGCGACTCAACGACATCTACGCGGGTGAGCTCGGCGAGCCGTTCACCACGATCGGCCTGTGTTGCTATCGCGACGGCTCCGACAGCGTCGCCTGGCACGGCGACACGATCGGCCGCAGCAGCGCCGAGGACACCATGGTGGCGATCGTCAGCCTGGGCGCCACCCGGATGTTTGCGATGCGCCCGCGCGGGGGCGGCCCGTCGCTGCGGTTGCCGCAGGCGCACGGCGACCTGCTGGTGATGGGCGGTTCGTGCCAGCGGACCTGGGAGCACGCCGTCCCGAAGACGAGGGCGCACAAAGGCCCGCGGGTCAGCATCCAGTTCCGGCCGCGCGACGTGCGCTGA